One Halarcobacter ebronensis genomic window carries:
- a CDS encoding glycosyltransferase family 4 protein, translated as MKTDIKKIALLTSTFFPSIGGVEVGIHNIALRLISKGLEPVVIAPYNSKNFKYLDKLPYEVYILPPKIFHLFSYLSECVAKAIYTFVYSYLQKKYNFDIWHITMGYPAGVSFVDYAKKYKIPYLVRCAGSDIQVSDRGDYGVRRNSKIDEFIKIKLIQMPCLISISNSVYEEYKKLNVSDESIVNITNGVSTNLFDEIQIDKEKIYTKYNIPKDFKLFLSVGRNHPKKNFKLLFQVAKGLRDRNFTKFIFVIVGDNSDDLYQYLTDDIKENILLLDSFGIDFEDGVPVIPHRDLISLYKASDLFVFPSYIETFGIVLIEAMAAGLPIVTTDVEGCRDLVSDGENGYLLDPESSVDFVYKIIHIMNDDNLYKKFAQNNILKAKEFDWDIIVDKYIETYKKLG; from the coding sequence ATGAAAACAGATATTAAAAAAATAGCACTCTTAACTTCTACCTTTTTTCCTTCTATTGGTGGAGTGGAGGTTGGAATTCATAATATTGCTCTAAGGCTTATATCAAAAGGACTTGAACCTGTTGTAATAGCTCCATATAACTCTAAAAATTTCAAATATTTAGATAAATTACCTTATGAGGTATATATTTTGCCTCCAAAGATATTTCATCTTTTTAGTTATCTTTCAGAGTGTGTGGCTAAAGCCATATATACTTTTGTTTATAGTTATTTACAAAAAAAATATAACTTTGATATTTGGCATATCACTATGGGGTATCCTGCTGGTGTTTCATTTGTTGATTATGCAAAAAAATACAAAATTCCCTATCTTGTAAGATGTGCAGGTTCTGATATACAAGTCTCAGATAGAGGAGACTATGGGGTAAGAAGAAATAGCAAAATAGATGAGTTTATAAAAATAAAACTAATTCAAATGCCATGCTTGATATCTATTTCAAACTCAGTATATGAAGAGTATAAAAAACTAAATGTATCTGATGAGAGTATAGTGAATATCACAAATGGAGTAAGTACAAATTTATTTGATGAAATACAAATAGACAAAGAAAAAATATATACAAAATATAATATTCCAAAAGATTTCAAACTATTTTTATCTGTAGGCAGAAACCATCCAAAAAAGAATTTCAAACTGCTATTTCAAGTGGCTAAAGGATTAAGAGATAGAAATTTTACGAAATTTATTTTTGTAATAGTAGGAGACAATTCAGATGATCTATATCAATATTTAACTGATGATATAAAAGAAAATATTTTACTTTTAGATTCATTTGGGATAGACTTTGAAGATGGGGTTCCTGTAATTCCGCATAGGGATTTGATTAGTTTATATAAAGCAAGTGATTTGTTCGTATTTCCAAGCTACATAGAAACTTTTGGAATAGTTCTCATAGAAGCAATGGCGGCAGGGTTGCCAATAGTTACGACTGATGTTGAAGGATGTAGAGATTTAGTTAGTGATGGAGAAAATGGGTACCTATTGGATCCTGAAAGTAGTGTTGATTTTGTTTATAAAATCATCCATATTATGAATGATGATAATTTATATAAAAAGTTTGCTCAAAATAATATTTTAAAAGCCAAAGAATTTGATTGGGATATTATTGTCGATAAATATATTGAAACTTATAAAAAATTAGGATAA
- a CDS encoding glycosyltransferase family 4 protein codes for MKISYISMQFPVPSETFASLDVNALLKLGNKIDVYCLRPKHKQFNQLMNQRHKDCDDLTIKHLDFLNFVMAIIFMISNPLKLFSIIEWIIKVNCNLKDIIKSIVLLPSIFFIYRLLKKNKPDIVHLFWGHYPSMLLYLLEKYMPDVPFTMFLGAHDLETKYQGSVEMSHYAKKVFTHSYDNVEALITMGVEKEKIEVLHRGTVVSDEIIDNVNEKKLESGNITFLIASRLIKEKGIDEVIDVFADFVKKYSSSKLFIAGAGPYKENLQKRIEQYSLKKNIIFLGHISQNELFNYMNKTNFFILMSRYKAERLPNVLKEAMLRKCICITTYTIGIEELIKNKENGFIFENKEQVCNFLNNIDFDHNSLENITKKGQKNIIEKFDVNKIMQKYFNTWENIIKDKNNAK; via the coding sequence ATGAAAATCTCATACATAAGTATGCAGTTTCCAGTACCAAGTGAAACCTTTGCTTCTTTAGATGTAAATGCACTTTTAAAGTTAGGTAACAAGATAGATGTTTATTGTCTTAGACCAAAGCATAAACAATTTAATCAATTGATGAACCAAAGGCATAAAGATTGTGATGATTTAACTATTAAGCATCTAGATTTCTTAAACTTTGTGATGGCAATAATATTTATGATATCTAATCCTTTAAAATTATTTTCAATAATAGAATGGATTATTAAAGTAAATTGTAATCTAAAAGATATTATAAAAAGTATTGTTCTGTTACCTTCAATATTTTTTATTTATAGACTACTTAAAAAAAATAAACCTGATATTGTGCATCTATTTTGGGGACATTATCCATCTATGCTTTTATATCTTTTAGAAAAGTATATGCCCGATGTTCCTTTTACTATGTTTTTGGGTGCTCATGACTTAGAGACAAAATACCAAGGAAGTGTAGAAATGTCACACTATGCCAAAAAAGTATTTACTCACTCTTATGATAATGTTGAAGCACTCATAACTATGGGAGTAGAAAAAGAAAAAATAGAAGTATTACATCGTGGAACGGTAGTAAGTGATGAAATAATAGATAATGTAAATGAAAAAAAACTTGAAAGTGGAAATATCACTTTTTTAATAGCATCAAGACTTATTAAAGAGAAAGGGATTGATGAAGTTATTGATGTATTTGCAGATTTTGTTAAAAAGTATTCTTCTTCAAAGCTTTTTATTGCAGGTGCTGGACCTTATAAAGAAAATTTGCAAAAAAGAATTGAACAATATTCTTTAAAAAAGAATATTATATTTTTAGGTCATATATCGCAGAATGAATTATTCAATTATATGAATAAAACAAACTTTTTTATTTTAATGTCAAGATATAAAGCAGAAAGATTACCAAATGTTCTGAAAGAAGCAATGCTTAGAAAATGTATTTGTATTACTACCTATACAATAGGTATCGAAGAGCTTATAAAAAATAAAGAAAATGGATTTATTTTTGAGAATAAAGAACAAGTGTGTAACTTTCTTAATAATATTGATTTTGATCATAATTCTTTAGAAAATATTACAAAAAAAGGTCAAAAAAACATAATAGAAAAATTTGATGTTAATAAAATTATGCAAAAATATTTCAATACTTGGGAAAATATAATTAAGGATAAAAATAATGCAAAATGA
- a CDS encoding glycosyltransferase family 2 protein, with translation MQNELVSIITPSYNSAKFISETIESVLAQTYKNWEMIIVDDCSPDKANDIINKYIKKDNRIRLIKLKKNKGPAVARNIATKEARGKYIAFLDSDDIWFNNKLEKQIDFMKKNNLVLTYSAYETINENNKHINTRYIKEVITYKDMLKSNRIGNLTGIYDTNKIGKYYMDDVRHEDYTLWLKIMKDINYTKGLNESLAKYRILNKSISSNKIKVLSWTWNIYRNNLNLNIFKSSYYFIHYIYYSLIKRF, from the coding sequence ATGCAAAATGAATTAGTTTCTATAATTACACCATCTTATAATTCAGCTAAGTTTATATCTGAAACTATAGAATCAGTTTTAGCTCAAACTTATAAAAATTGGGAAATGATAATAGTAGATGACTGTTCTCCTGACAAAGCTAATGATATAATAAATAAATATATTAAAAAAGATAATCGTATTAGATTAATAAAACTGAAAAAAAATAAAGGTCCTGCCGTTGCAAGAAATATTGCAACTAAAGAAGCAAGAGGTAAATATATCGCATTTTTAGATAGTGATGATATTTGGTTTAATAATAAACTTGAAAAACAAATTGATTTTATGAAAAAGAATAATTTAGTTTTAACATATAGTGCTTATGAAACAATTAATGAAAATAACAAGCATATTAATACAAGATATATAAAAGAAGTTATAACTTATAAAGACATGTTAAAATCGAATCGAATAGGAAATTTAACAGGTATATATGATACTAATAAAATTGGTAAATATTATATGGATGATGTAAGACATGAAGATTATACTTTATGGCTTAAGATAATGAAAGATATAAACTATACAAAAGGATTAAATGAATCATTAGCTAAGTATAGAATTTTAAATAAATCTATTTCTTCTAATAAAATTAAAGTATTAAGTTGGACATGGAATATATATAGGAATAATTTGAATTTAAATATTTTTAAAAGTAGTTATTATTTTATTCATTATATATATTATTCTTTGATAAAAAGATTTTAA
- a CDS encoding NAD-dependent epimerase/dehydratase family protein, producing the protein MKLLITGSNGYVGRNFINYIKNKYVIAKFSLLNQELKNIDFTEIDVLVHCAALVHQKIEHNYEKYYQINVDYPVKLAKLAKENGVKQFVFISTIAVYGEEKEKLDENTICNPITPYGKSKLEAEKELLKLNEDNFVVSVIRAPMVYGKDAPGNIDSLVKLVKKIPIIPLGGIENKRSFISIQNLCHMIDEVATQQKSGIFLASDDEPISTTRLIELIAKNLDRKIYLIKVPFFEFLLKLLKPSFHKRLYGSLEVNNTLTKKRLNLKNPYRIEEGIEFMIKGEK; encoded by the coding sequence ATGAAATTATTAATAACAGGAAGTAATGGGTATGTTGGAAGAAATTTTATAAATTATATTAAAAATAAATATGTTATTGCAAAATTTTCACTATTAAACCAAGAATTAAAGAATATAGATTTTACAGAAATTGATGTATTAGTACATTGTGCTGCTCTTGTACATCAAAAAATAGAGCATAATTATGAAAAATATTATCAGATAAATGTAGATTATCCTGTAAAATTAGCAAAACTAGCAAAAGAAAATGGTGTAAAACAGTTTGTATTTATAAGCACTATTGCTGTTTATGGTGAAGAAAAAGAAAAACTAGATGAAAATACTATTTGTAATCCAATAACACCTTATGGAAAAAGTAAGCTAGAAGCAGAAAAAGAGCTTTTGAAACTAAATGAGGATAATTTTGTAGTAAGTGTTATAAGAGCACCTATGGTTTATGGTAAGGACGCACCTGGAAATATAGATAGTTTAGTAAAACTAGTAAAAAAAATTCCTATCATACCTCTTGGTGGAATTGAAAATAAAAGAAGCTTCATATCTATTCAAAATTTATGTCATATGATTGATGAAGTTGCAACTCAACAAAAAAGTGGAATTTTTTTGGCTAGTGATGATGAGCCAATAAGTACTACTAGACTTATTGAATTAATAGCTAAAAATCTTGATAGAAAGATATATCTAATAAAAGTACCATTTTTTGAATTTTTATTAAAACTATTAAAACCAAGCTTTCATAAAAGACTTTATGGCAGTTTAGAAGTTAACAATACTCTTACGAAAAAGAGATTAAATCTAAAAAATCCTTATAGAATTGAAGAGGGAATAGAGTTTATGATAAAAGGAGAAAAATAG
- a CDS encoding MraY family glycosyltransferase has product MFYLLLFIFSFILTYLIKNYAIKKSLVASVNERSSHTTPTPHGGGIAIAITWFIGLVYLKFTSQIDETLFNTLLVGFIISFVSFFDDIYELSAKFRLLIQASVAALALFLLGGFNSLNLGFFTIENHFVTNIFAFFMIIWFINLYNFLDGINGYSGSEAVFLGLAGLLIFGGYHFGILVVAVLGFLFWNYNKAKIFMGDVGSTLLGFNIAIFTIYYTNQDSLNFWIWITLFSLFWFDATYTLIRRKLNKEKLSQAHKKHAYQRLTQANWSHFKVTNYSIIINLIILGFVYFIPNIYVAFLLSLILLFSIMQFINSKKAFS; this is encoded by the coding sequence TTGTTTTATTTACTTCTTTTTATTTTCTCTTTTATTTTAACTTATCTAATAAAAAACTATGCTATCAAAAAATCTTTAGTTGCATCGGTAAACGAAAGAAGTTCACATACCACTCCAACTCCACATGGGGGAGGAATTGCAATTGCAATTACTTGGTTTATAGGACTTGTTTATTTAAAGTTTACATCTCAGATTGATGAAACACTTTTTAATACACTTTTAGTAGGATTTATTATCTCTTTTGTTAGTTTTTTTGATGATATTTATGAATTAAGTGCCAAATTTAGACTTCTTATTCAGGCTTCTGTTGCAGCTTTGGCTTTATTCTTATTAGGTGGATTTAATAGTTTAAATTTAGGCTTTTTTACAATCGAAAATCATTTTGTTACAAATATTTTTGCATTTTTTATGATTATTTGGTTTATAAATCTATATAACTTTTTAGATGGCATTAATGGTTATTCCGGAAGTGAAGCAGTATTTTTAGGTCTTGCTGGTTTACTAATTTTTGGTGGTTATCATTTTGGTATATTAGTCGTTGCAGTTCTAGGTTTTTTATTTTGGAATTATAATAAAGCTAAAATTTTTATGGGAGATGTGGGAAGTACACTTTTAGGTTTTAATATTGCAATATTTACAATCTATTACACAAATCAAGATTCTTTAAATTTTTGGATTTGGATCACTCTTTTTTCTCTTTTTTGGTTTGATGCAACTTATACTCTTATAAGAAGAAAATTAAACAAAGAAAAACTTTCCCAAGCACATAAAAAACATGCTTATCAAAGACTTACTCAAGCAAACTGGAGTCATTTTAAAGTTACAAATTATTCAATTATTATAAACCTTATTATTTTGGGATTTGTTTACTTTATTCCTAATATTTACGTAGCTTTTTTATTATCTTTAATATTATTATTTAGTATAATGCAATTCATAAATAGTAAAAAGGCTTTTTCATAA
- the pglF gene encoding UDP-N-acetylglucosamine 4,6-dehydratase (configuration-retaining), with amino-acid sequence MYFIDKRILNFVVIISLSIITFWWTFFIFHLHFSLDVVFGVVLIRALCSFLIFRDYSLSWSKASQKTFLMKSTVYIIAFCIYMPFYYGEYRFAFMASELAFYLFGINFSMYSYYYLVNRSRVEKTKKAVIYGAGKAGIKLEEEFKNSKYKVKYFVDDDRILQKRTIDSIPIISPKVLKEKLANQRYDMLVIAMPSTSKDRIKEIYEKLSPYFKEIRILPSLSDILSNKAFSEQLKNISVEDLLARHPKDLDKKKIETFIKDKVVLITGAGGSIGSEISRQCKKYGAKQLILVDHSEFNLYSITDELKSDIVVPVMQTVRNFELLETTFEKYKPQIVIHAAAYKHVPLVESNILEGISNNIIGTKNAIDLAIKYSIQKFVLISTDKAVRPTNVMGTTKRVCELYAQNVNNKNTEIVSVRFGNVLGSSGSVIPKFKTQIEKGGPITVTHPDITRYFMLIPEACELVLQAASIGKGGELFILDMGEPVKIVDLAKKMIELSGKEGINIEFCGLRPGEKLYEELLINDSDKKTDYESIMVASSTAYDITKLNADIQELLICKDKISKLKEIVPEFNHQTN; translated from the coding sequence ATGTATTTTATTGATAAACGTATTTTAAATTTTGTAGTTATTATTTCACTTTCTATTATAACTTTTTGGTGGACATTTTTTATTTTTCATCTTCACTTCTCTTTAGATGTTGTATTTGGTGTAGTCTTAATACGAGCTCTTTGCTCTTTTCTTATTTTTAGAGATTACTCTCTGTCTTGGAGTAAAGCTAGTCAAAAAACTTTTTTAATGAAAAGTACTGTTTATATAATAGCTTTTTGTATCTATATGCCTTTTTATTATGGAGAATATAGATTTGCTTTTATGGCTTCGGAACTTGCTTTTTATCTTTTTGGTATAAACTTTTCAATGTATTCATATTACTATTTAGTAAATAGAAGTAGAGTTGAAAAAACAAAAAAGGCAGTTATTTATGGAGCTGGTAAGGCTGGTATTAAACTTGAAGAAGAGTTTAAAAACAGTAAATATAAAGTTAAATACTTTGTAGATGATGATAGGATTTTACAAAAAAGAACTATTGACTCTATTCCTATAATTTCGCCAAAAGTATTAAAAGAGAAGCTTGCTAATCAAAGATATGATATGCTCGTAATAGCTATGCCTAGTACCTCAAAAGATAGAATTAAAGAAATCTATGAGAAATTAAGTCCATACTTTAAAGAGATTAGAATTCTTCCTTCTCTTTCAGATATCTTATCAAATAAAGCTTTTAGTGAACAGCTTAAAAACATCTCAGTTGAAGATTTGCTGGCAAGGCATCCAAAAGATTTAGATAAGAAAAAAATAGAAACTTTTATAAAAGATAAGGTAGTTCTTATAACTGGAGCTGGTGGAAGTATAGGTAGTGAGATAAGCAGACAGTGCAAAAAATATGGAGCTAAACAGCTTATTTTAGTTGACCATAGTGAATTTAATCTTTACTCGATTACAGATGAGCTCAAAAGTGATATTGTAGTTCCAGTTATGCAAACAGTTAGAAATTTTGAACTTCTAGAGACTACTTTTGAAAAATATAAACCTCAGATAGTTATTCATGCAGCTGCATATAAACATGTTCCTTTGGTTGAAAGCAATATTTTAGAAGGAATTTCAAACAATATTATTGGAACTAAAAATGCTATTGATTTAGCCATTAAATATTCGATTCAAAAGTTTGTTCTAATCTCAACAGACAAAGCAGTTCGTCCAACAAATGTGATGGGTACTACAAAAAGAGTTTGTGAGCTTTATGCTCAAAATGTGAACAACAAAAATACAGAAATAGTCTCAGTTCGATTTGGAAATGTTTTAGGAAGTAGCGGAAGTGTAATCCCTAAGTTTAAAACACAAATTGAAAAAGGTGGACCAATTACTGTAACTCATCCTGATATTACAAGATACTTTATGCTTATCCCAGAAGCTTGTGAGTTAGTACTTCAAGCAGCCTCTATTGGAAAGGGTGGTGAGCTTTTTATTTTGGATATGGGAGAGCCTGTAAAAATTGTAGATTTAGCTAAAAAAATGATAGAGTTAAGTGGTAAAGAGGGGATAAATATTGAATTTTGTGGTTTAAGACCAGGAGAAAAACTCTATGAAGAACTTCTTATTAATGATAGTGATAAAAAAACTGACTATGAATCAATAATGGTTGCAAGCTCTACAGCATATGACATTACTAAACTAAATGCAGATATTCAAGAACTTCTTATATGTAAAGATAAAATCTCTAAATTAAAAGAGATAGTTCCTGAATTTAATCATCAAACAAATTAA
- a CDS encoding TonB-dependent receptor plug domain-containing protein, translating to MNINRLFLSSVVSSMYLYSEGLQSFNDVVITATKTENSAKELTTAVQIISVEQIENSGASNLSEILSSVAGVYINPSGSTYRIRGMEHADTLILIDGRRVNGEFSKIFELERIAADMIERVEILKGTSSLLYGSDAMGGVINIITKKATKDKLRGSIQVIGGEYKRSADFIVSKKFKDTSFTLFTNYINRDSYSKDKVANIKIMHSGVEKSPSNSTLPATGNYGTLASALSDSYSVNNDYLYNLEVKNIGTKISHNLNDAISLYFDFSYLEEEKDGEYISDSYATAYAGGSGNIMTKYVPAHQYNKNKRLDIASGLDYFINDNMHLNYNIAYSRYKKDRKSYTPLYSQLGYSSYEASAFSVNESVIKYLNNNLQFTHTISENNRYILGAEHRINDTTSTAFNVNNRTYTSFFAQHEYDILKNLKLIYGARYDKTSIDEDEVSFSFGGVYRLTNNLFLKANYSEGFRSPDDRELYVDQTTPTGKKKLGAEVIDSSHGKTSQYKLKSEKSKSFEVGLLADFDIADFEINAYQTDVDDRISEVTYSNYTSFENISDTKIRGVESALSFSPLEDFYIDMSFAYVDAKNEIENKELVEIPKSIAGLTLKYKLTKSVELKTITKYVGEQYSSDEVKLGGYTITNLKLNVTNIMKDTDFFVGVDNIFDKQMDDYLGLIPQSNFYAGIKYKF from the coding sequence ATGAATATTAATAGATTATTTCTTTCAAGTGTAGTTTCATCAATGTATTTGTACTCAGAAGGTCTACAATCTTTTAATGATGTAGTAATAACTGCAACGAAGACTGAAAATAGTGCAAAAGAGCTTACTACTGCTGTACAAATTATATCTGTAGAGCAAATTGAAAATAGTGGAGCTTCAAATCTATCTGAAATATTAAGTAGTGTTGCAGGTGTATATATTAATCCTTCAGGTAGTACATATCGTATTAGGGGAATGGAGCATGCAGATACATTAATACTAATTGATGGAAGAAGAGTAAATGGTGAATTTTCAAAAATTTTTGAATTAGAGAGAATTGCAGCGGATATGATTGAAAGAGTTGAGATACTAAAAGGTACTTCAAGTCTACTTTATGGTAGTGATGCTATGGGTGGAGTAATTAATATTATCACTAAAAAAGCAACAAAAGACAAACTTCGTGGGTCTATACAAGTTATTGGTGGAGAATACAAAAGAAGTGCTGATTTTATTGTCTCAAAAAAGTTTAAAGATACTTCATTTACACTTTTTACTAACTATATAAATAGGGATAGCTATAGTAAAGATAAAGTTGCAAATATAAAAATTATGCATTCAGGGGTGGAAAAATCACCTTCAAATTCTACTCTTCCTGCCACAGGTAATTATGGCACATTAGCTTCAGCATTATCAGATTCTTATAGTGTTAATAATGACTATTTATATAACCTAGAAGTTAAAAATATTGGAACAAAAATTTCTCATAATTTAAATGATGCAATATCTTTATATTTTGATTTTTCATATTTAGAAGAGGAAAAAGATGGGGAGTATATAAGTGATAGTTATGCTACTGCTTATGCAGGAGGTTCTGGAAATATTATGACAAAGTATGTTCCTGCACATCAATATAACAAAAACAAAAGATTAGATATTGCCTCAGGATTAGACTACTTTATTAATGACAATATGCATTTAAATTATAATATAGCATATTCAAGATATAAAAAAGATAGAAAATCATATACTCCTTTATATTCACAACTAGGTTACTCATCATATGAAGCATCTGCTTTTAGTGTGAATGAGTCGGTAATTAAATATTTAAATAACAACCTTCAATTTACACATACTATAAGTGAAAATAATAGATATATTTTAGGTGCAGAACATAGAATAAATGATACTACTTCAACAGCATTTAATGTAAATAATAGAACATATACTTCATTTTTTGCTCAACATGAGTATGATATTTTAAAAAATTTAAAACTTATTTATGGTGCAAGATATGATAAAACATCAATTGATGAGGATGAAGTCTCTTTTAGTTTTGGGGGAGTATATAGATTAACTAATAATCTATTTTTAAAAGCAAACTACTCAGAAGGTTTTAGAAGTCCTGATGATAGAGAACTCTATGTTGATCAAACAACACCTACAGGAAAGAAGAAGCTTGGAGCTGAAGTTATTGATTCTTCGCATGGTAAAACTTCACAATATAAGCTTAAATCTGAAAAGAGTAAGAGCTTTGAAGTTGGATTATTAGCAGATTTTGATATTGCAGACTTTGAAATTAATGCATATCAAACGGATGTAGATGATAGAATTTCAGAAGTTACATATAGTAACTATACTAGTTTTGAGAATATAAGTGATACTAAAATAAGAGGAGTTGAATCTGCTCTTTCATTCTCCCCTTTAGAAGATTTTTATATTGATATGAGTTTTGCTTATGTTGATGCAAAAAATGAAATAGAAAACAAAGAGTTAGTAGAAATTCCTAAATCAATTGCAGGTCTAACCTTAAAGTACAAACTAACAAAAAGTGTAGAATTAAAAACAATAACAAAATATGTTGGAGAACAGTATAGTAGTGATGAGGTTAAACTTGGTGGATATACAATTACAAATTTGAAACTAAATGTGACAAATATTATGAAAGATACAGACTTTTTTGTTGGAGTTGATAATATCTTTGACAAGCAAATGGATGACTATTTAGGCTTAATCCCACAATCAAACTTTTATGCAGGGATAAAATATAAATTTTAA
- a CDS encoding glycerophosphodiester phosphodiesterase family protein, giving the protein MGKYAKIFFGLVLAFFSSAFAQENIQLGVRPYYLVEDMDEGILKKELQACVDKTPSRTLFSIGHRGAPLQFPEHTKESYMAAAKMGAGILECDVAFTKDKELVCRHSQCDLHTTTNILSTPLAKQCTKEFTPAVFDKDGKLIKEASALCCTSDITLKQFKSLKGKMDSEDKSAKTVEEYMNSTPSWRTDLYTQNGTLMTHKESIELFKKLGVKMTPELKTPSVKMPFDGNYTQQVYAQQMINEYKQAGVKASDVFAQSFDIEDIKYWIKNEPEFAKQAVYLDDDVYEEKDGMQKQISSMKEFSKMGIKYIAPPLQILVTLDENKKIVPSKYALEAQKYGIGIITWSMERSGPLANGGGWYYSSIKEAINNDGDMYELIDVLAQKVKVKVKAIFSDWPATITYYANCKGL; this is encoded by the coding sequence ATGGGAAAATACGCAAAAATTTTCTTTGGTTTAGTTTTGGCTTTTTTCTCTTCTGCTTTTGCACAAGAGAATATTCAACTAGGTGTTAGACCCTACTATTTAGTAGAGGATATGGATGAGGGAATTCTAAAAAAAGAGTTACAAGCTTGTGTTGATAAAACTCCATCTAGAACACTTTTTTCTATTGGACACAGAGGTGCTCCACTACAGTTTCCCGAACATACAAAAGAGTCTTATATGGCTGCAGCTAAAATGGGTGCAGGAATTTTAGAGTGTGATGTTGCTTTTACAAAAGACAAAGAGTTGGTATGCAGACACTCTCAATGTGATCTACACACTACAACAAATATTTTGTCAACTCCTTTAGCTAAACAGTGTACAAAAGAGTTTACTCCAGCAGTTTTTGATAAAGATGGAAAGCTTATCAAAGAGGCAAGTGCTTTATGTTGTACCTCTGATATTACTTTAAAACAGTTTAAATCTTTAAAAGGAAAAATGGATTCAGAAGATAAAAGTGCAAAAACAGTTGAAGAGTATATGAACTCAACACCATCTTGGAGAACTGACCTTTATACTCAAAATGGAACTTTAATGACTCACAAAGAGAGTATAGAACTTTTTAAAAAATTAGGAGTTAAGATGACTCCTGAACTTAAAACTCCAAGTGTAAAAATGCCATTTGATGGAAACTATACCCAACAAGTTTATGCTCAACAGATGATTAATGAGTATAAACAAGCGGGTGTTAAAGCAAGTGATGTTTTTGCACAATCTTTTGATATAGAAGATATAAAATATTGGATTAAAAATGAACCAGAGTTTGCAAAACAAGCCGTATATTTAGATGATGATGTTTATGAAGAGAAAGATGGAATGCAAAAACAGATTTCAAGTATGAAAGAGTTTTCTAAAATGGGTATTAAATATATTGCTCCACCTCTTCAAATCTTAGTTACTCTTGATGAAAATAAAAAAATTGTTCCGTCAAAGTATGCCCTTGAAGCTCAAAAATATGGTATTGGAATTATAACTTGGAGTATGGAGCGTTCAGGACCACTAGCAAATGGAGGAGGGTGGTATTACTCTTCAATAAAAGAAGCCATAAACAATGATGGTGATATGTATGAATTAATTGATGTATTAGCTCAAAAAGTAAAAGTAAAAGTAAAAGCAATATTTTCAGATTGGCCAGCAACAATTACTTACTATGCAAACTGTAAAGGTCTTTAA
- a CDS encoding DUF445 domain-containing protein — translation MNKSTITNLVTILLLAFGYANNYELIYYIGLFAFSGSITNTLAIHMLFEKVPFLYGSGIIEKKFEAFKTSIHNLIINQFFSKENLKNFFEVEINSAKKSVDFEKILDKTDFTPAYDSLKEAVMQSSFGGMLGMFGGEAALEPLREPFVEKLKKSIIDISKSDSFQKILNETLKSENLNEDINEKISLIVNKRLDELTPKMVKQMVQDIIKEYLGWLVIWGAVFGGLIGLLSRLVG, via the coding sequence ATGAACAAATCAACTATAACAAACTTAGTAACAATCCTTCTTTTAGCCTTTGGTTATGCAAATAACTATGAGCTTATTTACTATATTGGACTTTTTGCTTTTAGTGGTTCCATTACAAATACTTTGGCTATTCATATGCTTTTTGAAAAGGTGCCTTTTTTATACGGTTCAGGAATTATAGAGAAGAAATTTGAAGCTTTTAAAACTTCTATTCATAATTTGATTATAAATCAATTTTTCTCTAAAGAGAACTTAAAAAACTTTTTTGAAGTTGAAATTAATAGTGCAAAAAAGAGTGTGGATTTTGAAAAGATTTTAGATAAAACAGATTTTACACCTGCTTATGATTCCCTAAAAGAGGCAGTTATGCAATCAAGTTTTGGTGGAATGCTTGGGATGTTTGGTGGTGAAGCTGCATTAGAACCTCTAAGGGAACCTTTTGTAGAAAAACTGAAAAAATCAATTATTGATATAAGCAAAAGTGACTCTTTTCAAAAGATTTTAAATGAAACACTAAAATCAGAAAATTTAAATGAAGATATAAATGAAAAAATAAGTCTAATAGTAAATAAAAGATTGGATGAATTAACTCCCAAAATGGTAAAACAGATGGTACAAGATATAATCAAAGAGTATCTTGGTTGGCTTGTTATTTGGGGAGCAGTTTTTGGTGGTCTTATTGGACTTTTAAGTAGATTGGTAGGATAA